The proteins below are encoded in one region of Labeo rohita strain BAU-BD-2019 chromosome 15, IGBB_LRoh.1.0, whole genome shotgun sequence:
- the lrrc51 gene encoding leucine rich repeat containing 51 isoform X1 gives MGWNMFGSPVDFSFREFSSVSDMLSDEPNPSTRPLKRDSEQKILSVTLRLNNNFLSDLTGLMETLSTLYAEPTRLAWLDLSFNQFQHIHPVLTQLKELRLLYLHGNRICKLSEVDKLAALPFLHTITLHGNPVVSERDYRPHLIATLPHVKMIDFSAVTKQERELTSVWQRSRNPRKSIGHSKVD, from the exons ATGG GTTGGAACATGTTTGGATCTCCAGTGGATTTTTCATTTAGGGAGTTCAGCTCAGTTTCAG aCATGCTCTCGGATGAGCCTAATCCAAGCACTCGTCCACTAAAACGTGACTCCGAGCAGAAGATCCTCAGCGTGACGCTCAGACTCAACAACAACTTCCTCTCAGACTTGACAGGACTGATGGAGACACTTTCCACTCTTTACGCTGAGCCGACGCGTCTGGCCTGGCTCGACCTTTCCTTCAACCAGTTTCAACACATACACCCA GTTCTCACTCAACTTAAAGAGCTCCGCTTGTTGTATCTGCATGGAAACCGTATTTGTAAGTTATCAGAAGTGGATAAACTTGCTGCGTTGCCGTTTCTCCATACCATCACTCTGCATGGGAATCCCGTAGTGAGCGAGCGTGACTACAG GCCGCATTTGATCGCAACCCTTCCTCATGTGAAGATGATTGATTTCAGCGCTGTGACCAAACAGGAACGAGAGTTGACTTCAGTTTGGCAAAGGAGCAGAAACCCGCGCAAATCCATCGGTCACAGCAAAGTGGACTGA
- the lrrc51 gene encoding leucine rich repeat containing 51 isoform X2, with the protein MFGSPVDFSFREFSSVSDMLSDEPNPSTRPLKRDSEQKILSVTLRLNNNFLSDLTGLMETLSTLYAEPTRLAWLDLSFNQFQHIHPVLTQLKELRLLYLHGNRICKLSEVDKLAALPFLHTITLHGNPVVSERDYRPHLIATLPHVKMIDFSAVTKQERELTSVWQRSRNPRKSIGHSKVD; encoded by the exons ATGTTTGGATCTCCAGTGGATTTTTCATTTAGGGAGTTCAGCTCAGTTTCAG aCATGCTCTCGGATGAGCCTAATCCAAGCACTCGTCCACTAAAACGTGACTCCGAGCAGAAGATCCTCAGCGTGACGCTCAGACTCAACAACAACTTCCTCTCAGACTTGACAGGACTGATGGAGACACTTTCCACTCTTTACGCTGAGCCGACGCGTCTGGCCTGGCTCGACCTTTCCTTCAACCAGTTTCAACACATACACCCA GTTCTCACTCAACTTAAAGAGCTCCGCTTGTTGTATCTGCATGGAAACCGTATTTGTAAGTTATCAGAAGTGGATAAACTTGCTGCGTTGCCGTTTCTCCATACCATCACTCTGCATGGGAATCCCGTAGTGAGCGAGCGTGACTACAG GCCGCATTTGATCGCAACCCTTCCTCATGTGAAGATGATTGATTTCAGCGCTGTGACCAAACAGGAACGAGAGTTGACTTCAGTTTGGCAAAGGAGCAGAAACCCGCGCAAATCCATCGGTCACAGCAAAGTGGACTGA